One window of the Ramlibacter henchirensis genome contains the following:
- a CDS encoding calcium-binding protein: protein GNNASNVITGGAGDDVLSGLGGHDTLNGGAGNDTLLGGSGNDVLNGSVGDDLLTGGAGVDTFVFHPSFGQDQVVDFDADVAGGQDRIDISALGIAAENFGDVGIAVVEGVGTVVTIGTDSITLLGVDGTGTNVITQADFILA from the coding sequence TGGCAACAACGCGTCCAACGTCATCACCGGAGGCGCAGGTGACGACGTGCTCTCCGGGTTGGGCGGTCATGACACGCTGAACGGTGGCGCCGGCAACGACACGCTCCTCGGCGGCAGCGGCAACGACGTCCTGAACGGCAGTGTCGGCGACGACCTGCTCACCGGCGGCGCGGGCGTGGACACCTTCGTGTTCCACCCGTCCTTCGGACAGGACCAGGTCGTCGACTTCGACGCCGACGTCGCCGGCGGGCAGGACCGGATCGACATCAGCGCACTGGGCATAGCCGCCGAGAACTTCGGCGACGTCGGCATCGCCGTCGTCGAAGGCGTCGGGACCGTCGTCACGATCGGCACCGATTCCATCACCCTGCTCGGCGTCGACGGCACCGGCACCAACGTCATCACCCA